In Halorubrum sp. PV6, a single window of DNA contains:
- a CDS encoding P-loop NTPase, whose protein sequence is MIAVAGGKGGSGKTTTTLGLSRALSRRRAPVVAADADWDLPNLARLASATDDDRGPAADATTVTEAVAGGGPIRPSRHAPTVLSAPETPSEADAERALAALATAVPDDVPTLLDCPAGASPDAAAPLQAADRCLLVTPLRRAALRDTAKTAALARRLGCPPVGAVAVRAESVPDGVGDLLGCPVLGGVPPTDADPLSVPAVRSAYEEAARRLVDECESERWRVA, encoded by the coding sequence GTGATAGCCGTAGCCGGCGGTAAGGGAGGAAGCGGGAAGACGACAACCACGCTGGGGCTCTCGCGGGCCCTGTCGCGACGGAGGGCGCCGGTCGTCGCCGCTGACGCCGACTGGGACCTCCCGAACTTAGCGCGGTTGGCGAGCGCGACCGACGACGACCGCGGTCCCGCAGCGGACGCGACGACCGTCACCGAGGCGGTCGCGGGCGGGGGGCCGATCCGCCCGAGCCGACACGCTCCGACCGTTCTCTCGGCGCCGGAGACGCCAAGCGAAGCCGACGCGGAGCGAGCCCTCGCCGCGCTCGCGACGGCGGTCCCGGACGACGTGCCGACGCTGCTCGACTGTCCGGCGGGGGCGTCGCCCGACGCGGCCGCACCGCTTCAGGCGGCCGACCGGTGTCTCCTCGTGACGCCGCTCCGGCGGGCGGCGCTCCGCGACACCGCGAAGACCGCGGCGCTCGCGCGGCGGCTCGGCTGCCCGCCGGTGGGCGCCGTCGCCGTCCGGGCGGAGTCGGTTCCGGACGGCGTGGGCGACCTGCTCGGCTGCCCGGTCCTCGGAGGAGTTCCCCCGACCGACGCCGACCCGCTGTCCGTCCCGGCGGTCAGGTCGGCGTACGAGGAGGCGGCCCGGCGGCTCGTCGACGAGTGTGAGTCGGAGCGGTGGCGAGTCGCGTGA
- a CDS encoding alpha/beta hydrolase: MTDIPLEHVHVAPDTDAENAPAVVVLHGRGADEEDLLPVARHLPDHLHVVSLRAPDPLQGGYTWYDLDLSAGGLESSQPDADGFRRSLDLVVESIDAAVDGYGLDADRIGLLGFSQGAITSLSLVLEEPDRYAWVAALHGYLAESHATLDPEGIDGKPVFVGAGAGDRVIPESRSAAAADRLAEVGAAVTRGSYPGGHGIGQQELRDLVAFVDEQVGERA; the protein is encoded by the coding sequence ATGACCGACATACCACTCGAACACGTTCACGTCGCGCCCGACACCGACGCCGAGAACGCCCCCGCAGTCGTCGTGTTGCACGGTCGCGGGGCCGACGAGGAAGACCTGTTGCCGGTGGCTCGGCACCTGCCGGACCACCTCCACGTCGTGAGCCTGCGCGCACCGGACCCGCTTCAGGGCGGGTACACCTGGTACGACCTCGACCTGTCCGCCGGCGGCCTCGAGTCGAGCCAACCGGACGCGGACGGCTTCCGGCGGAGCCTCGATCTGGTCGTCGAGAGCATCGACGCGGCGGTCGACGGGTACGGCCTCGACGCCGATAGGATCGGCCTGCTCGGCTTCAGTCAGGGTGCCATCACGAGCCTCTCGCTCGTGTTGGAGGAGCCGGACCGCTACGCGTGGGTCGCCGCGCTCCACGGGTACCTCGCCGAGTCGCACGCGACCCTCGACCCCGAGGGGATCGACGGCAAGCCGGTGTTCGTCGGCGCGGGAGCCGGGGACCGCGTGATTCCGGAGTCGCGGTCGGCGGCCGCGGCAGACAGGCTCGCCGAGGTCGGCGCCGCCGTCACGAGGGGGAGTTACCCAGGCGGACACGGGATCGGCCAGCAGGAGCTGCGCGACCTCGTCGCGTTCGTGGACGAACAGGTCGGCGAACGGGCGTGA
- a CDS encoding YlbF family regulator: protein MSVEQAATDEQATLEDLGRELGERIAQTQEYERFETAREAVQRDEAVQAKIDEFEQIRAEFMQARETGQATNSGLKKVQEAQDELHSMPVMSEFLEAQAELTDSLEAVNEAISEPLAVDFGGEAGGCCQD from the coding sequence ATGAGCGTCGAACAGGCCGCCACCGACGAACAGGCCACACTCGAAGACCTCGGTCGCGAACTCGGCGAGCGCATCGCCCAGACCCAAGAGTACGAGCGGTTCGAGACGGCTCGCGAAGCGGTGCAGCGCGACGAGGCGGTGCAGGCGAAGATCGACGAGTTCGAACAGATCCGCGCGGAGTTCATGCAGGCCCGCGAGACCGGACAAGCGACGAACTCGGGGCTCAAGAAGGTACAGGAAGCCCAAGACGAACTGCACTCGATGCCCGTCATGAGCGAGTTCCTCGAAGCGCAGGCGGAGCTGACCGACTCGCTGGAGGCCGTCAACGAGGCCATCTCGGAGCCGCTCGCGGTCGACTTCGGCGGCGAGGCCGGCGGCTGTTGTCAGGACTGA
- a CDS encoding peptidylprolyl isomerase, whose amino-acid sequence MSDQEQADAAEDADEAETEEPAGLADGDFVRIAYTIRTTDDDQVIDTTDESVAEEADIDTEDHEFEPRVITLGAGHVFPSVDEAFIGAEVGDEGVVDVPAEDAFGAYDPDEVETVKADKIPEDSRYPGAQVQIDNQQGYLETIIGGRARVDFNHPLAGEDLEYEYEILEAIDDREEQAAGMLGIYLQEAPEVRIETVTEEEETISEDDDGEEVVETEDVEKDVLYVTATQAMQMNQQWMFQKQQIAQDLMGRLDLDRVVVEEVIEGGGMGGLGGMMGGMGGGGAGDIEDALEDVDVDADEIMDEIDEE is encoded by the coding sequence ATGAGCGATCAGGAGCAAGCGGACGCGGCCGAAGACGCCGATGAGGCCGAAACCGAAGAGCCCGCCGGACTCGCGGACGGCGACTTCGTGCGTATCGCGTACACCATTCGAACGACCGACGACGACCAGGTTATCGACACCACCGACGAGTCGGTCGCGGAAGAAGCCGACATCGACACCGAGGACCACGAGTTCGAACCGCGCGTCATCACGCTCGGCGCCGGACACGTGTTCCCGTCGGTCGACGAGGCCTTTATCGGCGCCGAGGTCGGCGACGAGGGCGTCGTCGACGTGCCCGCCGAGGACGCCTTCGGCGCGTACGACCCCGACGAAGTCGAGACCGTCAAAGCCGACAAGATCCCCGAGGACAGCCGCTACCCCGGCGCGCAGGTCCAGATCGACAACCAGCAGGGGTACTTAGAGACGATCATCGGCGGGCGCGCTCGCGTCGACTTCAACCACCCGCTGGCCGGCGAAGACCTCGAGTACGAGTACGAGATTCTCGAAGCGATCGACGACCGCGAGGAGCAGGCCGCCGGCATGCTCGGCATCTACCTGCAGGAGGCGCCCGAGGTCCGCATCGAGACCGTCACCGAGGAGGAAGAGACCATCTCCGAAGACGACGACGGCGAGGAGGTCGTCGAGACCGAAGACGTCGAGAAAGACGTCCTCTACGTGACGGCCACGCAGGCGATGCAAATGAACCAGCAGTGGATGTTCCAGAAACAGCAGATCGCACAGGATCTGATGGGCCGTCTCGACCTCGACCGCGTGGTCGTCGAGGAGGTCATCGAGGGCGGCGGCATGGGCGGTCTCGGCGGCATGATGGGCGGCATGGGCGGCGGCGGTGCCGGCGACATCGAAGACGCGCTCGAAGACGTCGACGTCGACGCCGACGAGATCATGGACGAGATCGACGAGGAGTAA
- the cyaB gene encoding class IV adenylate cyclase: protein MFEVEIKVPADVDSVRDRLRDAGAERLDARLQRDTYYDAPHRDFAETDEALRVRHETPLPDGVGSGERHGEASVDRGGALDDGQTPAATTKLTYKGPLIDADSKTRVEHETEVSDADATAGLFSGLGFEPAATVEKRREFWSLASFTVTLDAVDGLGEFVEIEREVAAEDEVAATRDEALAVLERLGLDADAQVRTSYLGQLLAQES from the coding sequence ATGTTCGAAGTCGAGATCAAAGTCCCGGCCGACGTCGATTCGGTTCGGGACCGTCTCCGCGACGCGGGCGCCGAGCGACTCGACGCCCGACTGCAGCGCGACACGTACTACGACGCCCCGCACCGCGACTTCGCCGAGACCGACGAGGCGCTGCGAGTGCGCCACGAGACGCCGCTCCCCGACGGGGTCGGATCGGGCGAGCGACACGGAGAGGCGAGCGTCGACCGAGGCGGCGCGTTGGACGACGGGCAGACGCCGGCGGCGACGACCAAGCTCACGTATAAGGGCCCGCTCATCGACGCGGACTCGAAGACGCGCGTGGAACACGAGACCGAAGTGAGCGACGCCGACGCCACGGCGGGGCTCTTCTCCGGACTCGGCTTCGAGCCGGCGGCGACCGTCGAGAAGCGCCGCGAGTTCTGGTCGCTGGCGTCGTTCACCGTGACCCTGGACGCGGTCGACGGCCTCGGGGAGTTCGTCGAAATCGAGCGAGAGGTCGCGGCCGAAGACGAGGTGGCGGCCACGCGCGACGAGGCGCTGGCGGTGTTAGAGCGGCTGGGGCTCGACGCCGACGCGCAGGTCAGAACGTCGTACCTCGGACAGCTGCTGGCTCAGGAGTCCTAA
- the gfcR gene encoding transcriptional regulator GfcR: MKNVDDLIDSAAELAEHGLSKGEIADELNVSRETASWLVERGGGNHADTETAATTTTADIHIDWSALGRDSTRLGYAASAMADLLAKQGEEVDLTVGIEKAGAPLATAVADRLDTDLGTYAPAKHQWDEGDIDEQGGGFSRNFAAIRGRDCYVVDDIITSGTTMRESIDAIREQGGDPVACVVLVDKRGYDEIDGVPVYSLVDVVRVDREE; the protein is encoded by the coding sequence ATGAAAAACGTTGACGACCTCATCGACAGCGCGGCCGAACTCGCGGAACACGGGCTTTCGAAGGGCGAAATCGCCGACGAACTGAACGTCTCGCGTGAGACCGCAAGCTGGCTCGTCGAGCGCGGCGGCGGCAACCACGCGGACACCGAGACGGCGGCGACGACCACGACGGCCGACATCCACATCGACTGGTCGGCGCTCGGGCGCGACTCGACGCGGCTCGGGTACGCGGCGAGCGCGATGGCGGATCTGCTTGCCAAGCAGGGCGAGGAGGTCGACCTGACCGTCGGCATCGAGAAGGCCGGCGCGCCCCTCGCGACCGCGGTCGCAGACCGGCTCGACACAGACCTGGGAACGTACGCGCCCGCGAAACACCAGTGGGACGAAGGCGACATCGACGAGCAGGGCGGGGGGTTCTCGCGGAACTTCGCCGCGATCCGCGGCCGCGACTGCTACGTCGTCGACGACATCATCACCTCGGGGACGACGATGCGAGAGTCCATCGACGCGATCCGCGAGCAGGGCGGCGACCCCGTCGCCTGCGTCGTGCTCGTGGACAAGCGCGGCTACGACGAGATAGACGGCGTCCCGGTGTACTCGCTCGTCGACGTGGTTCGCGTCGACCGCGAGGAGTAA
- a CDS encoding PLP-dependent aspartate aminotransferase family protein, which yields MEDQSKPTLETLTVTEGEAPFENGSEAGDVVSPIHLASTFALPGLDTEMRLEDVDPSAGEFVYGRLSNPTRHALETRIAALEGGAHGAAFASGTAAIFTTLLASVTPGDHVVAFEDLYAGTRRMLDDVFRSRLGVDVTYVDATDTANVAAALREETAAVWMESPTNPKLALCDIAAIADLLADRDVMFGVDNTFASPYFQRPLELGADAVVHSTTKYLNGHSDAIAGAVVTDDDALAEEIRFLQQVGVGAVSGPFDSYLVLRGMKTLAARMERHEANAMAVAEFLADRPEVTDVYYPGLPSHPDHELASEQMSGYGGILSFELAGGIEGAKRFVEALSEFTLAVSVGGVESLIELPAAMTHEPLSPAEREALGISDTLIRVSVGIEGTDDLLADLKGGFEAMGRAQTPTAED from the coding sequence ATGGAGGACCAATCGAAGCCGACGCTGGAGACGCTCACCGTCACCGAAGGCGAGGCGCCGTTCGAGAACGGCAGCGAGGCGGGCGACGTCGTCTCGCCGATTCACCTCGCGTCGACGTTCGCGCTTCCCGGTCTCGACACCGAGATGCGGCTCGAAGACGTAGACCCGAGCGCCGGCGAGTTCGTCTACGGGCGCCTGTCGAATCCGACGCGACACGCGCTAGAGACGCGGATCGCCGCGCTCGAAGGCGGCGCTCACGGCGCCGCGTTCGCCTCCGGCACGGCGGCGATATTCACGACGCTGCTCGCGAGCGTGACGCCGGGCGACCACGTCGTCGCCTTCGAGGACCTGTACGCCGGCACCCGTCGAATGCTCGACGACGTGTTCCGGTCGCGTCTCGGGGTCGACGTCACGTACGTCGACGCGACGGACACGGCGAACGTGGCGGCCGCGCTCCGGGAGGAGACCGCCGCCGTCTGGATGGAGTCGCCGACGAACCCGAAACTCGCGCTGTGTGACATCGCCGCCATCGCCGACCTGCTCGCGGACCGCGACGTGATGTTCGGCGTCGACAACACGTTCGCGAGCCCGTACTTCCAGCGGCCGCTCGAACTGGGCGCCGACGCCGTCGTCCACAGCACGACGAAGTACCTCAACGGTCACTCCGACGCCATCGCCGGCGCGGTCGTCACCGACGACGACGCGCTGGCCGAAGAGATCCGATTCCTCCAACAGGTCGGCGTCGGCGCCGTCAGCGGACCGTTCGACAGCTACCTCGTGTTACGGGGGATGAAGACGCTCGCCGCCCGGATGGAGCGACACGAGGCGAACGCGATGGCCGTCGCCGAGTTCCTCGCGGACCGCCCGGAGGTGACCGACGTGTACTATCCCGGCCTGCCGAGCCACCCGGACCACGAACTCGCCAGCGAGCAGATGTCCGGCTACGGCGGCATCCTCTCGTTCGAACTCGCCGGCGGCATCGAGGGGGCAAAGCGGTTCGTCGAGGCGCTGTCCGAGTTCACGCTCGCGGTCTCCGTCGGCGGCGTCGAGAGCCTGATCGAACTGCCGGCCGCGATGACACACGAACCGCTCTCGCCGGCGGAACGCGAGGCGCTCGGTATCTCGGACACGCTCATCCGCGTCTCGGTGGGTATCGAAGGAACGGACGACTTGCTCGCGGATTTAAAAGGCGGCTTCGAGGCGATGGGGCGAGCGCAGACGCCGACGGCCGAGGACTGA
- a CDS encoding glutaredoxin, whose amino-acid sequence MTFQPESDAEPEEISARVEETLAENDVVLFMKGNRLMPQCGYSQRAVELIGQHVEEFETVDVLPALPHYREALEAESGWETIPQTFVDGEFIGGSDVLAELDERGELAAELGAE is encoded by the coding sequence ATGACGTTCCAACCCGAAAGCGACGCCGAGCCCGAAGAGATCAGCGCCCGCGTCGAGGAGACGCTCGCCGAAAACGACGTGGTCTTGTTCATGAAGGGGAACCGGCTGATGCCCCAGTGCGGCTACTCACAGCGCGCCGTCGAACTAATCGGCCAGCACGTCGAGGAGTTCGAGACGGTCGACGTCCTGCCGGCGCTGCCGCACTACCGCGAGGCGCTCGAAGCGGAGAGCGGCTGGGAGACGATTCCGCAGACGTTCGTCGACGGCGAGTTCATCGGCGGGAGCGACGTCCTCGCGGAGCTCGACGAGCGCGGCGAACTGGCCGCCGAACTGGGCGCGGAGTAG
- a CDS encoding Glu/Leu/Phe/Val dehydrogenase, which yields MTKQANPFESLKEQVADAATFLDPAPGVVTRLQNPERVLETNLTFERDDGSLETVRAYRSQFNGDRGPYKGGIRYHPGVTRDEVKALSGWMAYKCAVVDIPYGGGKGGIAIDPEEYSEAEMERLTRAFATELRPLIGEDRDIPAPDVNTGQREMNWIKDTYETLENTTAPGVITGKAIDSGGSEGRVEATGRSVALAAREAFDWLDRDIDGATVAVQGYGNAGSVAAKLLDDLGADVVAVSDSSGGIHDPDGFDPRAVKAHKVETGTVDGYADTDSITNEALLTLDVDVLVPAALENAIDSDLAADVDADLIVEAANGPLTPGADDVLVDRSVYVVPDILANAGGVTVSYFEWVQNRQRFHWTEERVNDELERTITEAFAGIVDAFEARDTPNLRTAAYVVAIDRIVDAYDQAGNWP from the coding sequence ATGACCAAGCAAGCCAATCCCTTTGAGAGCCTCAAAGAGCAGGTCGCCGACGCTGCGACCTTCCTCGACCCGGCTCCGGGCGTCGTCACGCGGCTGCAAAACCCCGAGCGAGTGTTGGAGACGAACCTCACGTTCGAGCGCGACGACGGGTCGCTGGAGACCGTCCGGGCGTACCGGTCGCAGTTCAACGGCGACCGCGGCCCGTATAAAGGCGGCATTCGCTATCACCCCGGCGTCACCCGCGACGAGGTGAAGGCGCTGTCCGGGTGGATGGCGTACAAGTGCGCCGTCGTCGACATCCCGTACGGCGGCGGGAAGGGCGGTATCGCGATCGACCCCGAGGAGTACTCCGAAGCCGAGATGGAGCGTCTCACCCGCGCGTTCGCGACCGAACTCCGCCCGCTCATCGGCGAGGACCGCGACATCCCCGCGCCCGACGTCAACACCGGCCAGCGGGAGATGAACTGGATCAAAGACACCTACGAGACCTTAGAGAACACGACCGCGCCCGGCGTCATCACCGGCAAGGCGATCGACTCGGGCGGCAGCGAGGGGCGCGTCGAGGCGACCGGGCGCTCCGTCGCGCTCGCGGCGCGGGAGGCGTTCGACTGGCTCGACCGCGATATCGACGGCGCGACGGTCGCCGTGCAGGGGTACGGCAACGCGGGTTCGGTCGCGGCCAAACTGCTCGACGACCTCGGCGCCGACGTGGTCGCCGTCTCCGACTCCTCGGGCGGCATTCACGACCCCGACGGGTTCGATCCGCGCGCGGTAAAAGCCCACAAGGTCGAGACGGGGACCGTCGACGGCTACGCTGACACCGACTCGATCACGAACGAGGCGCTGTTGACGCTGGACGTCGACGTGCTCGTGCCCGCCGCGCTCGAAAACGCGATCGACAGCGACCTCGCCGCCGACGTCGACGCGGACCTGATCGTCGAGGCCGCGAACGGCCCGCTCACCCCCGGCGCTGACGACGTGCTCGTCGACAGGTCGGTGTACGTCGTCCCGGACATCCTGGCGAACGCGGGCGGCGTCACCGTCTCGTACTTCGAGTGGGTTCAGAACCGACAGCGGTTCCACTGGACGGAAGAGCGGGTGAACGACGAGTTAGAACGGACCATCACGGAGGCGTTCGCGGGCATCGTCGACGCCTTCGAGGCGCGGGACACGCCGAACCTTCGGACCGCGGCGTACGTCGTCGCTATCGACCGGATCGTCGACGCCTACGACCAGGCCGGAAACTGGCCGTAA
- a CDS encoding CoA ester lyase encodes MARRSLLFSPGDRPDLMRKAPETDADVICFDLEDAVALDRKTEAREAVKAVLASPDFDPDAEVCVRLTATDPAADLDAVVGAPEDGNGEADSASTSSPKRRAARRLDAVMLPKVASPARIDRVADLCAERGCAPAVFALVETAAGVLSAQAIAAADATDALVFGAEDLAADVGATRTDEGTEVLYAREHVVLAAAAAGVDAIDTVYPDFSDVEGVREEATFALTLGYDGKMAIHPAQVEPINAAFAPDPDEIEWANAVLEARDDAEREGRAVFEVDGEMIDAPLIAQAERIAERAAERDGDDTD; translated from the coding sequence ATGGCACGACGAAGCCTCCTGTTCTCGCCCGGCGACCGGCCGGACCTCATGCGCAAGGCCCCCGAAACCGACGCCGACGTGATCTGCTTCGACTTAGAAGACGCCGTGGCGCTCGACCGGAAGACCGAAGCCCGCGAGGCGGTCAAAGCGGTGCTCGCGTCGCCCGATTTCGACCCCGACGCGGAGGTGTGCGTCCGCCTCACCGCCACCGATCCGGCGGCGGACCTCGACGCGGTGGTGGGCGCGCCGGAGGACGGGAACGGAGAGGCGGACTCGGCTTCGACGTCGAGCCCGAAACGCCGCGCCGCCCGGCGCCTCGACGCGGTGATGCTCCCGAAGGTGGCGTCGCCAGCCCGCATCGACCGGGTCGCGGATCTGTGTGCCGAGCGCGGGTGTGCCCCGGCCGTGTTCGCGCTCGTGGAGACGGCGGCCGGCGTCCTCTCGGCACAGGCCATCGCGGCTGCCGACGCGACCGACGCCCTCGTCTTCGGCGCCGAAGACCTCGCGGCCGACGTGGGCGCGACGCGGACCGACGAGGGGACGGAGGTGCTGTACGCCCGCGAGCACGTCGTCCTCGCGGCCGCCGCGGCGGGCGTCGACGCGATAGACACCGTTTATCCCGACTTTTCGGACGTCGAAGGGGTTCGTGAGGAGGCGACGTTCGCGCTCACGCTCGGCTACGACGGGAAGATGGCGATCCACCCGGCACAGGTCGAGCCGATCAACGCCGCCTTCGCCCCGGACCCGGACGAAATCGAGTGGGCGAACGCGGTGCTGGAGGCCCGAGACGACGCCGAGCGCGAGGGGAGAGCCGTCTTCGAGGTCGACGGCGAGATGATAGACGCACCCCTGATCGCGCAGGCGGAGCGCATCGCCGAGCGCGCCGCGGAGCGCGACGGCGACGACACCGATTGA
- a CDS encoding diphthine--ammonia ligase, whose translation MTDDWVSLFSGGKDSSWALYRALAEGLDVSRLLTVHPAGDSYMYHTPATELATLAAESVGIDLVEVSPDDFGADDVDDAGEQGDAELEPMEAALREIAADDEIDLAGVTAGAVESEYQTSRIQAMCDRLGIDLFAPLWQEDPVALAEAMFDAGFEIRIVQVAAYGLDESWLGRRYDADALADLLELREEYGVHPLGEGGEFETYVVDGPHMDRRIAMEYDTVWEGDRGHIDVRDARLE comes from the coding sequence ATGACCGACGACTGGGTGAGTCTCTTTTCGGGCGGCAAGGACTCCTCGTGGGCGCTGTACCGCGCGCTGGCGGAGGGGCTCGACGTCTCGCGACTCCTGACCGTCCACCCCGCGGGCGACTCGTACATGTACCACACGCCGGCGACCGAACTCGCGACGCTCGCGGCCGAAAGCGTCGGGATCGACCTCGTCGAGGTGTCGCCCGACGACTTCGGCGCCGACGACGTCGACGACGCCGGCGAGCAGGGCGACGCCGAACTGGAGCCGATGGAGGCCGCGCTCCGGGAGATAGCGGCGGACGACGAGATCGATCTCGCGGGCGTCACCGCCGGTGCGGTCGAAAGCGAGTACCAGACCAGCCGCATTCAGGCGATGTGCGACCGACTCGGGATCGACCTGTTCGCGCCGCTGTGGCAGGAGGACCCGGTCGCGCTCGCCGAGGCCATGTTCGACGCCGGCTTCGAGATCCGGATCGTCCAAGTCGCCGCCTACGGCCTCGACGAGTCGTGGCTCGGTCGTCGGTACGACGCCGACGCGCTCGCGGACCTCCTCGAACTCCGCGAGGAGTACGGCGTCCACCCGCTCGGTGAGGGCGGGGAGTTCGAGACGTACGTCGTCGACGGCCCGCACATGGACCGGCGGATCGCCATGGAGTACGACACGGTGTGGGAGGGCGACCGCGGGCACATCGACGTTCGGGACGCGCGACTGGAGTGA
- a CDS encoding transcriptional regulator, with amino-acid sequence METLPTGISVLDREFGGGLPSGSVVVLKADPASQSELIVERFSRPRTCRYLTTVRAADAVEPTLSLGDDADRETTVAETDREDPIEDVLAAASDLPDRGTLVIDSIEPLEAVDGARYGSFLTDLRQRVADADGVALIHAFKTNTGENRRLTEQVADVIFDLRTTVTSAEIVNRLIVPKFRGGAALEEPLKLKLTDSVSIDTSRDIA; translated from the coding sequence ATGGAGACGCTACCGACCGGGATCTCCGTGCTGGACAGGGAGTTCGGCGGTGGACTCCCGAGCGGCAGCGTCGTCGTGCTGAAGGCGGACCCGGCGAGCCAGTCGGAGCTGATAGTTGAGCGGTTCTCGCGGCCGCGGACGTGTCGGTACCTCACGACGGTCCGGGCGGCCGACGCGGTCGAGCCGACCCTTTCGCTCGGTGACGATGCGGACAGGGAGACGACCGTCGCGGAGACGGACCGTGAGGACCCGATCGAGGACGTGTTGGCGGCCGCGTCGGACCTTCCGGACCGGGGGACGCTCGTGATCGATTCGATCGAGCCGCTGGAAGCCGTCGACGGAGCGCGCTACGGCTCCTTCCTCACCGATCTCCGCCAGCGCGTCGCCGACGCCGACGGCGTCGCCCTGATACACGCATTTAAAACGAACACCGGCGAGAACAGGCGTCTCACGGAGCAGGTCGCGGACGTGATATTCGATCTCCGGACGACCGTCACCAGCGCCGAAATCGTGAACCGCCTGATCGTCCCGAAGTTCCGCGGCGGCGCGGCGCTCGAAGAGCCGCTGAAGCTGAAGTTAACCGACAGCGTGTCGATCGACACGAGCCGAGACATCGCCTGA
- a CDS encoding MaoC family dehydratase, translating into MTGRYFEEFAVGETFDHERRRTVSEADNQRFCDMTMNQQPLHLDADFAGETQFGERLVNGLYTLSLAVGVSIPETTDGTIVANLSYDAVEHPNPVFHGDTIRARSTVTDKRETSDGERGVVTMHVEAYKTVADGDDVLVCEFDRTVLSKKRPEPTDDGNS; encoded by the coding sequence ATGACGGGCCGTTACTTCGAGGAGTTCGCGGTCGGCGAAACGTTCGACCACGAGCGCCGGCGAACGGTGAGCGAGGCCGACAACCAGCGCTTCTGTGACATGACGATGAACCAGCAGCCGCTCCACCTCGACGCCGACTTCGCCGGGGAGACGCAGTTCGGCGAGCGCCTGGTCAACGGGCTCTACACGCTGTCGCTCGCGGTCGGGGTGTCGATTCCGGAGACGACCGACGGCACCATCGTCGCGAACCTCTCGTACGACGCGGTGGAACACCCGAACCCCGTGTTCCACGGGGACACGATCCGCGCCCGCTCGACCGTGACGGATAAACGAGAGACGAGCGACGGCGAGCGGGGCGTCGTCACGATGCACGTCGAGGCGTACAAGACGGTCGCGGACGGCGACGACGTGCTCGTCTGTGAGTTCGACCGTACGGTCCTCTCGAAGAAGCGCCCGGAGCCGACCGACGACGGGAACAGTTAG